One Rubripirellula reticaptiva genomic region harbors:
- a CDS encoding aldo/keto reductase — MSHETIKLATGREMPSVGLGLWKIENEITASVVGQAIECGYRHFDSAADYGNEVETGQGLSAAINSGKVDREDLWITSKLWNTHHKPEHVRLALMKTLADLQLDYLDLYLIHFPIAQAYVPIAERYPPGWFADPNAAAPKVETEAIPIVDTWRAMEDLVREGLVRDIGVCNFGVSLLRDLQNQAHIPPSVLQVEMHPYLTQEKLLRFCHESGVAVTAFSPLGAQSYFQLNMAEASESLIEHDVVKAIAGAVGRTPGQVLLRFGVQRNTSVVPKTSKVERLKENLAVFDFELSGDQMTQIANLDRHRRFNDPGDFCESAFNTFFPIYE; from the coding sequence ATGAGTCACGAAACAATCAAGCTAGCGACCGGACGTGAAATGCCGTCGGTTGGACTGGGACTTTGGAAGATCGAAAACGAGATCACGGCAAGTGTCGTGGGCCAAGCGATCGAGTGCGGCTATCGACACTTTGATAGTGCGGCCGACTATGGTAACGAAGTTGAAACCGGCCAGGGGTTGTCGGCCGCCATCAACAGCGGCAAGGTTGACCGCGAAGACTTGTGGATCACAAGTAAGCTGTGGAACACTCATCACAAACCCGAACACGTGCGTTTGGCGTTGATGAAAACGCTTGCCGATTTGCAGCTTGATTATTTGGATCTGTACTTGATTCACTTTCCAATCGCTCAGGCATACGTGCCGATCGCCGAACGTTATCCGCCAGGTTGGTTTGCGGATCCCAACGCAGCCGCACCGAAGGTCGAAACTGAAGCGATTCCGATCGTCGACACTTGGCGAGCGATGGAAGATTTGGTCCGCGAAGGTTTGGTGAGGGACATTGGCGTTTGTAACTTTGGCGTGTCGTTGCTGCGCGACTTGCAGAACCAAGCCCACATTCCGCCGTCGGTGTTGCAAGTCGAAATGCACCCGTACCTGACTCAGGAAAAGTTGCTACGGTTTTGTCACGAGTCCGGCGTTGCTGTCACCGCGTTTTCGCCGCTCGGGGCACAGTCGTATTTTCAATTAAACATGGCCGAAGCCAGTGAGTCTTTGATCGAACATGACGTCGTCAAAGCCATCGCCGGTGCGGTCGGTCGAACGCCAGGCCAAGTGCTGTTGCGTTTCGGCGTCCAGCGAAATACATCGGTCGTGCCAAAGACATCGAAAGTCGAACGTTTGAAAGAGAACTTAGCTGTGTTCGACTTTGAACTTTCCGGCGATCAAATGACGCAGATCGCCAACTTGGATCGCCATCGTCGGTTCAACGATCCGGGCGATTTCTGTGAATCCGCGTTTAATACATTCTTTCCCATTTACGAATAG
- a CDS encoding NADPH:quinone reductase, with product MKAAYIESTGSADVIRYGDLEAPTPGRGEVLIRVHAVSVNPIDTYIRSGAIAAELPNPFILGCDAAGVVEAIGEGVHHAAVGDRVWCTNQGLLGRQGTFAEKIVISQDWCFPLADAVSFVDAAACALVGVTAHLGLFREADLQGGETILVVGGSGGVGSMVVQMARSAGATVIATAGSDEKCAAVKKLGADIAINYQADSLEDAVKKAAPKGVNVFWETRREPDFDLAVELMAGKGRMVLMAGRDARPSFPVGPFYVKECSLHGFAMFKATASEMRAAAEDINHWLAMGKLKANIGRTFDLSDAAQAHRLQEQATLEGGGGLMGKIVLTVN from the coding sequence ATGAAAGCTGCTTACATTGAATCGACAGGGTCCGCCGATGTGATCCGGTACGGCGATTTAGAGGCTCCGACACCGGGGCGCGGCGAAGTATTGATCCGCGTTCACGCGGTTTCGGTCAATCCGATCGATACGTACATTCGCAGCGGAGCAATCGCCGCCGAATTGCCCAATCCGTTCATTCTGGGTTGTGATGCCGCGGGCGTGGTCGAAGCCATTGGCGAGGGAGTGCACCATGCGGCGGTCGGCGATCGAGTCTGGTGCACCAATCAGGGATTGCTTGGTCGCCAAGGTACGTTTGCAGAAAAAATTGTGATCTCGCAAGACTGGTGTTTTCCGCTTGCCGATGCGGTTTCGTTCGTGGACGCTGCCGCGTGCGCGCTAGTGGGCGTGACGGCCCACCTAGGTCTGTTTCGCGAAGCTGATTTGCAAGGCGGTGAAACGATCTTGGTCGTCGGCGGCAGCGGCGGTGTTGGCTCGATGGTCGTCCAGATGGCTCGATCGGCCGGCGCAACCGTGATTGCGACTGCGGGCAGCGACGAGAAATGTGCAGCGGTCAAAAAGTTGGGTGCGGACATCGCGATCAACTACCAAGCCGATTCGCTTGAAGATGCCGTGAAGAAAGCGGCTCCGAAAGGCGTCAATGTATTTTGGGAGACTCGCCGCGAACCTGACTTTGATTTGGCGGTCGAATTGATGGCGGGCAAGGGACGCATGGTGTTGATGGCCGGACGTGACGCGAGACCCTCGTTTCCGGTTGGCCCGTTTTATGTCAAAGAATGCTCGTTGCACGGTTTTGCCATGTTCAAAGCAACCGCATCGGAAATGCGTGCGGCGGCCGAAGACATCAACCACTGGTTAGCGATGGGCAAGTTGAAAGCCAACATCGGGCGAACGTTCGACCTGTCCGATGCAGCCCAGGCACATCGTTTGCAAGAGCAAGCAACGCTCGAAGGCGGCGGTGGATTGATGGGCAAGATCGTCTTGACCGTCAATTGA
- a CDS encoding sulfatase-like hydrolase/transferase: MSKTIFHLLAVTCLSIGFGSVLVAAERPASAPNIILVMSDDQGWGDVGFNGNEDIITPNLDAMAGNGVRFDRFYAAAPLCSPTRGSCLTGRFPFRLGILAAHTSGLRVGEITLAEMLKKQKYETGFFGKWHIGWVKPDELSTRGHYSPPSHHGFDEVFATTSAVPTWDPAVTPEGWDSKSNKPGEPWKGGFPYMHNGQEAKENLNGDDSRVIMDRVIPFVEQNKNQRFFAAVWFHTPHEPVVAGEEYKKPYAKFGQLRQNYYGCITAMDEQIGRLRDKLRELGVEKETLVFFCSDNGPGDKLANKGVASAGPFKGHKHHMYEGGVLVPACAEWPGVIESGSVTDVRCSTIDYFPTIAKLVDYSFSGSQQRPIDGVDLMPIIRGDSKQRDKDMFFGFRRLHDGVDGKSIISGNFKLMKEAKKNGQMRLYDLSSDPYEHSDLSESQPKLFEMMSQKLEAMETSCLLSRDGADYSY, from the coding sequence TTGTCGAAGACAATTTTTCATCTGCTGGCAGTGACCTGTTTGTCGATCGGTTTCGGAAGCGTCCTGGTTGCCGCAGAGAGGCCTGCGAGTGCGCCCAACATCATTTTGGTGATGAGCGATGATCAGGGCTGGGGTGACGTCGGCTTCAACGGCAACGAAGACATCATCACGCCCAACTTGGATGCGATGGCAGGAAACGGAGTTCGTTTCGATCGGTTCTATGCGGCTGCGCCATTGTGCTCGCCGACTCGCGGCAGTTGCTTGACGGGTCGGTTTCCGTTTCGACTTGGCATTCTCGCCGCGCACACGTCGGGATTGCGAGTCGGTGAGATCACGTTGGCAGAAATGCTAAAGAAGCAAAAATACGAGACCGGTTTTTTCGGCAAGTGGCACATCGGCTGGGTCAAGCCTGACGAGCTAAGCACACGCGGGCACTATTCGCCGCCGTCGCATCACGGATTCGACGAAGTCTTTGCAACCACGAGCGCCGTTCCGACCTGGGATCCGGCGGTGACGCCCGAAGGTTGGGACAGCAAGTCCAACAAGCCTGGTGAGCCGTGGAAGGGTGGCTTTCCTTACATGCACAACGGGCAAGAAGCCAAGGAGAATCTCAACGGCGACGATAGCCGCGTGATCATGGATCGTGTGATCCCGTTTGTCGAACAAAACAAAAATCAGCGGTTCTTTGCGGCGGTTTGGTTCCATACGCCGCATGAACCCGTGGTCGCTGGCGAAGAGTACAAGAAGCCGTACGCGAAATTCGGTCAGTTGCGACAGAACTACTACGGCTGCATCACGGCGATGGACGAGCAGATCGGCAGGCTACGCGACAAGCTGCGCGAACTGGGGGTTGAAAAGGAAACGCTCGTATTCTTTTGCAGCGACAACGGGCCGGGCGACAAACTAGCGAATAAAGGCGTCGCATCGGCTGGTCCCTTCAAAGGACACAAGCACCACATGTACGAAGGTGGCGTTTTAGTTCCCGCGTGTGCTGAATGGCCCGGCGTCATCGAGTCGGGTTCGGTCACGGATGTTCGTTGTTCGACGATCGACTACTTTCCGACGATCGCGAAACTGGTCGACTATTCGTTCTCGGGTTCCCAACAGCGACCGATCGATGGTGTCGACCTGATGCCGATCATTCGCGGCGATTCGAAACAACGCGATAAAGACATGTTCTTTGGGTTTCGCCGTTTGCACGATGGAGTTGATGGAAAGTCGATCATCAGTGGCAACTTCAAGCTGATGAAGGAAGCGAAAAAGAACGGCCAAATGCGACTGTACGATTTAAGCAGCGATCCGTACGAACATTCGGACCTTTCGGAGTCGCAGCCCAAGCTTTTCGAGATGATGTCTCAGAAACTCGAGGCGATGGAAACCAGTTGCCTGTTGAGTCGCGACGGTGCCGACTACAGCTACTAG
- a CDS encoding sulfatase-like hydrolase/transferase yields MPTRVLLFLVAVAVTQFNLGADAQTLTRAKVVCFGDSITKRGYSETLGELLGVDTVNAGVGGNSTSQALRRMSTDVLDHKPDVVVIFFGTNDLRVDSERVHVPVPEYRANLEAMIDACQTAHAKVVLCTLPPINPEPFFTRHDRELFEAAGGLPALIKNYQQAAIDVAEARNVSLVDLQSLLVTEPQWMSSDGVHPSEEGSAIIAKHVSHAVAPLLTQREEASQQRQASSKPNVLFISIDDLNDWQGGMGGNPQAKTPNLDKLFGQGVLFTNAHCSQAVCTASRNSLLSGIHPSTSGWYSSTTAMRKTYDQVMGEHKMLPQQFRDNGYQTLAAGKVFHQGVSDYRERTDDFWDVTAPGYKVPQDLKARGEGYGGTHFYPFPRDGSQIIDRYGKKFADGNSLCYGALEREDMPGGKMYDELIAQWAVDQLSQEHDKPFFMAVGFVRPHVPYTAPKEYFDLYDLDDVVIPEVPDDEMSDIPLMGKAIAYGTIRSGDHYAVVNLSDSYWREMVYGYLACVSFVDAQAGKVLDALEKSKYADNTIVVLWSDHGQHLGEKHHWRKQALWEESTRVPLCFKVPGLGEPNSRCDQAVSLLDVYPTLVELCDLPAAPKLDGESLVPQVTNPTAKRNHPVLSTWYYGNHAIRSNDWRYIRYRDGTEELYDHRTDPREHTNLAGNPEFAAIIAEHKKWLPKTDVLPAGKDQWTGDKLDERIDDWRVNDSVPSWLR; encoded by the coding sequence ATGCCGACCCGTGTCCTTTTATTTCTCGTCGCAGTTGCTGTGACGCAATTCAATCTTGGCGCCGATGCGCAAACGCTGACTCGCGCCAAGGTCGTGTGTTTCGGCGACAGCATCACCAAACGTGGCTACTCGGAAACGTTGGGCGAGTTGTTGGGTGTGGACACTGTCAATGCGGGAGTCGGCGGTAATTCGACCAGCCAAGCATTGCGGCGAATGTCGACCGACGTTTTGGATCACAAGCCTGATGTCGTGGTGATCTTTTTCGGTACCAACGATCTGCGGGTCGATAGCGAGCGGGTTCACGTCCCGGTGCCGGAATACCGTGCCAATCTTGAAGCGATGATTGATGCGTGCCAAACGGCGCACGCTAAAGTAGTTTTGTGCACGCTGCCACCAATCAATCCTGAACCGTTCTTTACGCGTCATGATCGCGAATTGTTTGAGGCGGCGGGTGGATTGCCCGCGCTGATCAAGAATTACCAGCAGGCTGCGATCGATGTAGCCGAAGCTCGAAACGTTTCGCTGGTTGATTTACAGTCTCTGCTGGTCACCGAACCACAGTGGATGAGCAGCGACGGGGTTCACCCTAGTGAGGAAGGGTCGGCAATCATTGCCAAACACGTCAGTCACGCCGTTGCACCGTTGTTGACGCAGCGAGAAGAAGCGTCGCAGCAACGGCAAGCTTCGTCGAAACCGAACGTGCTGTTCATTTCGATTGATGACTTGAATGACTGGCAGGGTGGCATGGGAGGCAATCCGCAAGCCAAGACGCCCAACTTGGACAAGCTGTTTGGGCAAGGTGTGTTGTTTACCAATGCGCACTGTTCGCAAGCGGTTTGTACGGCGTCAAGAAACTCGTTGTTAAGTGGCATCCATCCGAGTACGTCGGGTTGGTACAGCTCTACCACAGCGATGCGAAAGACTTATGACCAAGTGATGGGCGAACACAAAATGTTGCCACAGCAGTTTCGCGACAACGGCTATCAGACGCTGGCGGCTGGGAAAGTGTTTCATCAAGGCGTGTCGGACTATCGCGAACGGACAGACGATTTCTGGGACGTGACCGCGCCTGGTTACAAAGTGCCCCAGGACTTGAAGGCACGCGGCGAAGGTTATGGCGGCACGCATTTTTATCCTTTCCCTCGCGACGGTAGTCAGATCATCGATCGTTACGGGAAGAAGTTCGCCGACGGTAACTCGTTGTGCTACGGGGCTCTCGAGCGTGAAGACATGCCGGGTGGCAAGATGTACGACGAACTGATTGCTCAGTGGGCCGTTGATCAATTGAGCCAAGAACATGACAAGCCATTTTTTATGGCGGTCGGATTTGTTCGGCCTCACGTGCCTTACACGGCGCCGAAAGAATACTTTGATCTGTACGATCTGGACGACGTCGTTATCCCCGAAGTTCCGGACGACGAAATGTCGGACATTCCGCTGATGGGCAAGGCGATCGCCTACGGAACGATTCGGTCGGGCGATCACTACGCCGTTGTGAACCTAAGCGACAGCTATTGGCGTGAAATGGTTTACGGCTACCTTGCCTGTGTTTCGTTCGTCGATGCTCAGGCCGGGAAAGTGCTGGACGCTTTGGAGAAAAGCAAGTACGCCGATAACACGATCGTCGTACTTTGGTCGGATCACGGTCAACACTTGGGCGAAAAACATCATTGGCGAAAGCAAGCGTTGTGGGAAGAATCAACGCGAGTTCCTTTGTGTTTCAAAGTGCCGGGACTTGGGGAGCCGAATTCTCGATGCGATCAGGCCGTCAGTCTGTTGGATGTCTACCCGACGCTTGTGGAACTCTGCGATTTGCCAGCCGCGCCAAAGCTTGATGGCGAAAGTTTGGTGCCGCAGGTGACCAATCCCACCGCAAAACGAAATCACCCGGTGCTGAGTACTTGGTACTACGGCAATCACGCGATCCGCAGCAACGACTGGCGTTACATCCGTTACCGCGACGGAACCGAAGAACTTTACGACCACCGGACTGATCCTCGCGAGCACACGAATCTAGCCGGCAATCCTGAATTTGCAGCAATCATTGCCGAGCACAAAAAATGGTTGCCCAAAACGGACGTGTTGCCCGCGGGCAAGGATCAGTGGACAGGCGACAAGCTGGACGAGCGCATCGACGATTGGCGAGTGAACGATTCGGTGCCCAGTTGGTTGCGATAG
- a CDS encoding Gfo/Idh/MocA family protein, producing MLNDRKLSETSNVKSQAPRRSFLKATGSAMVGASLASATSTAQTPHVSVDGDIRIGLIGCGGRGTGATLNALKADPGVRLVAMADAVEDRLNGCLETLQRHKDFGSRVDVSDEMRFTGLDAYKNVLATDIDVVLLATPPGFRPLHLRAAIDAGKHVFAEKPAAVDPAGIRSVLASAVKAKEKGLFIVAGLQARYEPETIEMTKRVHDGAIGEILNARMSRYTGGLWVKPRKPEQTDVQHQLSNWHYYTWLSGDFLIEQFVHEIDRMAWVMGDYPVSCLATGGRQSRTSEMYGHTYDHFAALYKFANGSELYATSRQQQGCASAFEMRLAGTKGTCIGEGKVKYDITGPSAWQSGQRNGKKQVGHQTEHDAFYQELRSGGYLNNGEYFAKSTLMAIMARESAYTGQEITWQQALDSKQDLMPDEIAWDTAVPQWQVAIPGKTTFT from the coding sequence ATGCTCAACGATCGCAAGCTCTCTGAAACTTCCAATGTCAAATCTCAAGCACCTCGGCGAAGCTTTCTCAAAGCAACGGGAAGTGCGATGGTTGGCGCATCGCTGGCTTCCGCGACGTCGACGGCACAGACACCGCATGTCAGCGTTGATGGTGATATTCGCATTGGGCTGATTGGTTGTGGTGGGCGCGGAACCGGAGCGACATTGAACGCGTTGAAAGCCGATCCTGGCGTTCGACTGGTCGCAATGGCTGACGCCGTTGAAGATCGATTGAACGGCTGCCTGGAAACCTTACAGCGACACAAGGATTTTGGCAGTCGGGTCGACGTCAGCGACGAGATGCGATTTACCGGACTCGATGCTTACAAAAATGTGCTGGCGACCGACATCGATGTTGTCTTGTTAGCAACGCCGCCCGGATTTCGTCCACTGCATCTGCGCGCCGCGATTGACGCAGGCAAACACGTCTTCGCGGAAAAACCGGCAGCCGTCGACCCGGCCGGAATTCGCAGCGTCTTGGCATCCGCAGTCAAAGCAAAAGAGAAGGGGCTATTCATCGTCGCCGGTTTGCAAGCGAGATACGAGCCCGAAACAATCGAGATGACCAAGCGTGTCCATGACGGAGCGATTGGGGAAATTCTGAATGCAAGGATGTCGCGATACACCGGTGGTCTGTGGGTCAAGCCGCGCAAGCCCGAGCAGACCGACGTTCAGCACCAGTTATCGAACTGGCACTATTACACTTGGCTTTCCGGTGACTTTCTGATCGAGCAATTTGTGCACGAGATCGACCGGATGGCCTGGGTGATGGGGGACTATCCGGTGTCTTGCTTAGCGACTGGTGGCCGCCAATCACGAACGTCGGAGATGTACGGGCACACCTACGATCACTTTGCGGCACTCTATAAATTCGCAAACGGTTCCGAACTCTATGCCACCAGCCGACAGCAGCAGGGATGCGCCAGCGCATTCGAGATGCGTTTGGCTGGAACGAAGGGAACTTGCATCGGTGAAGGAAAAGTGAAGTACGACATCACTGGTCCATCCGCATGGCAATCCGGCCAACGCAACGGCAAAAAACAAGTCGGTCACCAAACGGAGCACGATGCGTTTTACCAAGAGTTGCGATCGGGTGGATACTTGAACAATGGTGAATACTTCGCCAAATCAACTTTGATGGCCATCATGGCACGCGAGTCAGCCTACACGGGGCAAGAAATTACGTGGCAGCAAGCGCTGGATTCAAAGCAGGATTTGATGCCCGACGAAATCGCCTGGGATACTGCCGTGCCACAGTGGCAAGTGGCCATCCCCGGCAAGACAACGTTCACCTAA
- a CDS encoding sugar phosphate isomerase/epimerase family protein, whose product MNRRKFLQSGIAIGAAGVCASPILAGQFTGRIRKSLKYSMIDVRLSLVQQFQLLKRADFDGVEISLRDGLSPQEVRAATDATEIAVHGVIHGAGDDCSASIDLCEQVGGSTVLVVAPELDNLSYADNFARSLAVVRKAIPLAEKQNVRLLIENVRASFLKTAEEMARFIDELESPAIGAYYDTGNTITWTKQTAQHWAHVLGHRIVKVDIKDRGHAEFGDPKLKSQTAVGTDGGEVHWANVRRELAAVNFSGWASAEVKGGDARRLSGVSKWMDQVLDL is encoded by the coding sequence ATGAATCGACGCAAGTTTCTGCAATCCGGAATCGCGATCGGTGCCGCTGGTGTATGTGCTTCACCAATATTGGCTGGACAGTTCACGGGAAGGATTCGCAAGTCGCTGAAGTACTCCATGATTGACGTACGTCTTTCGTTGGTTCAGCAGTTTCAGCTTCTCAAACGGGCGGACTTTGACGGGGTCGAGATCAGTCTGCGTGACGGACTGTCGCCCCAAGAGGTCCGTGCCGCGACGGACGCCACTGAGATTGCAGTGCATGGTGTGATCCACGGCGCCGGTGATGACTGCTCGGCGTCGATCGATCTTTGTGAACAGGTTGGCGGTAGCACGGTTCTAGTCGTCGCCCCAGAACTCGACAATCTTAGTTACGCGGATAACTTCGCGAGATCACTTGCCGTAGTCCGCAAGGCCATTCCGCTTGCGGAAAAACAGAATGTCCGCCTGCTGATTGAAAACGTGCGTGCTTCGTTTCTGAAGACCGCTGAAGAAATGGCTCGCTTCATCGACGAATTAGAATCACCCGCGATCGGTGCGTACTACGATACCGGCAACACAATCACCTGGACGAAGCAAACGGCCCAGCACTGGGCACACGTGCTGGGGCATCGGATTGTAAAGGTGGACATCAAGGACAGGGGACACGCGGAATTTGGTGACCCGAAGCTGAAGTCGCAAACGGCTGTTGGCACGGATGGTGGCGAGGTGCACTGGGCAAACGTTCGTAGGGAACTCGCGGCCGTCAACTTCTCGGGCTGGGCATCGGCGGAAGTCAAAGGTGGCGATGCCAGACGCCTCTCTGGTGTTTCCAAATGGATGGATCAAGTGCTGGATCTATGA
- a CDS encoding sulfatase family protein, with amino-acid sequence MHRNFNSLRLMMVSSILLASACFVTSKCAADESKDAKRPNILWIVGENLKLDLGCYGAANVKTPALDALAEKGVRYTHVFSTSPVCAPSRSAFFVGMYQTTTDTHNMRSHRSDGYRLPEGVRPITHRLKDVGYFTANIATLGGQQVGSGKLDLNFVEEGKLYDTSKWEDLQGNEPFFAQINTLEAEYDIYDRQTWKQPRVEWKGEQTHEQIATVDNVNPPPYYPDHPLVRKEWARYLNSISGMDKTIGRVLTQLKDDGLADDTIVMFFGDNGRIEPRGIHWCYDTGLHVPMIIHWPKNFAAPANYKAGSVSDQVISLIDITSTTLGFAGINRPLGMQGRIFMGNKLGPERQFAFSARDRIDETVNRIRSVRGKKFHYLRNYFPDRHFASLNRYKEKCFPIKPLMRQLMAEGKLSAIPAALMSPTVPEEQLFDTENDPHEINNLATSNAPEHREALLQMRSALSVWMVETQDQGVFPEPQEIVAPFEKEMHDWFGTPQWYSSENANRQRE; translated from the coding sequence ATGCATCGAAACTTCAACTCTCTTCGGCTAATGATGGTCAGCAGCATTCTGCTTGCTTCCGCCTGCTTCGTGACTTCTAAATGCGCCGCGGACGAATCGAAGGATGCAAAGCGACCGAACATTCTTTGGATCGTTGGTGAGAATTTGAAGCTCGACCTGGGCTGTTACGGAGCCGCTAACGTCAAGACACCTGCGTTGGATGCGCTGGCGGAAAAGGGAGTGCGCTACACTCATGTGTTTTCAACGTCGCCTGTATGTGCTCCCAGTCGCAGTGCCTTTTTCGTCGGTATGTATCAAACGACGACTGATACGCACAACATGCGTTCGCATCGCAGCGACGGCTATCGACTTCCCGAAGGCGTTCGCCCGATTACGCATCGGCTCAAAGACGTAGGCTATTTTACGGCGAACATCGCAACTCTTGGTGGCCAACAGGTTGGGTCTGGAAAACTGGACCTGAACTTTGTGGAAGAGGGAAAGCTGTACGACACCAGCAAGTGGGAGGATCTACAGGGCAACGAGCCATTCTTTGCTCAAATCAACACGCTCGAAGCTGAGTACGACATCTATGATCGGCAGACTTGGAAGCAACCCCGTGTGGAGTGGAAGGGCGAGCAGACGCATGAGCAGATTGCGACGGTCGATAACGTCAACCCGCCGCCCTATTATCCAGATCACCCGTTAGTCAGAAAAGAATGGGCTAGGTATCTGAATTCCATTTCCGGAATGGACAAAACGATTGGCCGCGTGCTGACGCAATTGAAAGACGACGGTCTGGCAGACGATACAATCGTCATGTTTTTTGGCGACAACGGACGAATCGAACCACGAGGCATTCACTGGTGTTACGACACCGGATTGCATGTTCCGATGATTATCCATTGGCCCAAAAATTTTGCTGCTCCTGCGAATTACAAAGCAGGTTCTGTTAGCGACCAGGTCATCAGTTTGATTGACATTACTTCAACCACGTTGGGGTTCGCCGGGATCAATCGTCCACTGGGTATGCAAGGGCGGATCTTTATGGGGAACAAGCTAGGGCCGGAACGCCAATTTGCGTTTTCAGCACGCGACCGTATTGACGAGACGGTCAATCGTATTCGAAGCGTTCGAGGCAAGAAGTTTCATTACCTTCGCAACTACTTTCCCGATCGACACTTCGCATCACTGAACCGCTACAAAGAAAAGTGCTTTCCAATCAAGCCACTGATGCGTCAGCTGATGGCAGAAGGAAAGTTGTCCGCTATTCCCGCTGCATTGATGTCTCCAACGGTGCCCGAAGAACAGTTGTTCGACACCGAAAACGACCCCCACGAGATCAACAATTTGGCGACGTCAAATGCTCCTGAGCATCGGGAAGCACTCCTCCAGATGCGAAGCGCACTTTCGGTATGGATGGTCGAAACACAGGATCAGGGCGTCTTCCCAGAGCCCCAGGAAATCGTCGCTCCTTTTGAAAAGGAGATGCATGACTGGTTCGGCACTCCGCAATGGTACAGTTCCGAGAATGCAAATCGACAGCGTGAGTAG
- a CDS encoding PepSY-associated TM helix domain-containing protein, protein MASSSIESTPATGAAKPSSNPAAKPKRRVRRLLASWSRWLHIYLSMFGSAVVLFFSITGLTLNHSDWFFAEHATKISGTMPREWLNVDAPAPPGWDEYDFSHQIYRLEVVELLRSEHRLRGKVTDFLAFEDECEVTFQSPGYSATARINRSTGEYAVDVLSSDLVTVMNDLHKGRHSGEVWSWVIDVSAVIGTLVGLTGFVLIFFLKLRRRSGIALAVLGAAMTWYFYTLAVA, encoded by the coding sequence GTGGCCTCATCAAGTATCGAATCGACGCCGGCGACCGGCGCCGCAAAACCTTCAAGCAACCCGGCCGCGAAACCCAAGCGGCGTGTTCGGCGACTGTTGGCTTCGTGGAGTCGTTGGCTGCATATCTATCTGTCAATGTTTGGCTCGGCTGTCGTTCTGTTTTTCAGCATCACGGGGCTGACCTTGAACCATTCCGATTGGTTCTTTGCCGAACACGCAACAAAGATCAGCGGGACGATGCCTCGCGAGTGGTTGAACGTTGACGCACCTGCGCCTCCGGGTTGGGACGAGTACGATTTCAGTCACCAGATCTATCGGCTCGAAGTTGTCGAGTTGCTGCGTAGCGAACATCGTTTGCGCGGCAAGGTCACCGACTTCTTAGCCTTCGAAGATGAATGTGAAGTCACGTTTCAGAGTCCCGGCTATTCAGCGACCGCTCGGATCAATCGATCGACCGGCGAGTATGCCGTTGACGTGTTGTCCAGCGATTTGGTCACCGTCATGAACGATCTTCACAAAGGCCGTCATTCCGGTGAAGTCTGGTCGTGGGTCATCGATGTGTCGGCGGTGATCGGCACGCTGGTAGGTCTGACCGGATTCGTGCTCATCTTCTTTTTGAAATTGCGTCGGCGATCGGGAATCGCATTAGCAGTTTTGGGTGCGGCGATGACTTGGTACTTCTACACTTTGGCGGTTGCCTAA